A single Argentina anserina chromosome 7, drPotAnse1.1, whole genome shotgun sequence DNA region contains:
- the LOC126802967 gene encoding cytochrome P450 704C1-like: MGFFNLIITLAFLLLSLFLTFLSFLTFKIFTGKSLRDPNYPPVKGTVFHQLLYFTTLYDHQTKLAGDTPTYRLLAPDHSEVYTADPLNVEHVLKTNFANYTRGDYHVGIMSDIFGQGIFVADGEKWKQQRKLASYEFSTRVLRDFSCSVFRRNGAKLVKVISEYSVANGVFDMQDLLMRCTLDSIFKVGFGIELHCLEGLSKEGIEFMKAFDESTALTYWRYVDPFWKLKRFLNIGCEASLKKYVKVIQNFVQQHISRKRELLALKKDGNGKEDILSRFLLESEKNPEEMNDKYLSDIILNFMIAGKDTSANTLSWFFYMLCKHPLIQEKAAQEVRDVIGNQEVDVDAFVEKITDASLDQLHYLHATLSETLRLYPAVPVDGRCAEKDDILPDGFIMKKGDGINYMAYSMGRMPYIWGQDAEEFKPERWLNNGVFQPESTFKFVTFHAGPRICLGKDFAYRQMKIVTTALLYFFRFKLADETKNVTYRTMFTLHIHGSLPMLVVPRTEQK; this comes from the exons atgggtttcttcaatctcatcatcaCCCTCGCATTTCTGTTGCTGTCTCTGTTCCTCACCTTCCTGTCGTTTCTCACCTTCAAAATCTTCACCGGAAAATCCCTCAGAGACCCAAATTACCCACCTGTCAAAGGCACCGTCTTCCACCAGCTCCTCTACTTCACCACGCTCTATGACCACCAAACCAAACTCGCCGGAGACACCCCAACTTACCGGCTCCTCGCGCCGGACCACAGCGAGGTCTACACCGCCGATCCATTAAACGTCGAGCATGTTCTCAAAACCAACTTCGCCAATTACACGAGAGGTGATTACCATGTGGGTATTATGTCTGATATCTTTGGCCAGGGGATATTTGTGGCTGATGGAGAGAAATGGAAGCAGCAGAGGAAGCTTGCCAGTTACGAGTTTTCGACGAGAGTGCTTAGGGATTTTAGCTGCTCTGTTTTCAGAAGAAATGGTGCTAAATTGGTCAAAGTTATTTCTGAGTACTCTGTTGCTAATGGAGTTTTTGATATGCAG GATTTGCTTATGAGATGTACTTTGGATTCAATATTCAAAGTTGGGTTTGGAATAGAACTGCATTGCTTGGAGGGTTTAAGCAAAGAAGGGATAGAATTTATGAAGGCATTTGATGAGTCCACTGCTTTGACCTATTGGAGATACGTTGATCCGTTCTGGAAATTGAAAAGGTTTCTTAACATTGGTTGTGAGGCTTCCCTTAAAAAATATGTCAAAGTTATTCAAAATTTTGTGCAGCAACATATCAGCAGAAAGAGGGAACTGCTAGCTCTGAAGAAAGATGGT AATGGCAAGGAGGACATACTCTCGAGGTTTCTATTGGAGAGTGAAAAGAATCCAGAGGAGATGAATGATAAATATCTAAGCGATATAATTCTGAATTTTATGATTGCTGGGAAAGATACCAGTGCAAACACCCTGTCATGGTTCTTCTACATGCTTTGCAAGCATCCTCTCATACAAGAAAAAGCTGCACAAGAAGTGAGGGATGTAATTGGTAATCAAGAAGTAGATGTTGATGCATTTGTAGAGAAAATAACTGATGCATCTCTTGACCAACTTCATTATCTTCATGCTACACTATCAGAGACCTTGAGGCTATACCCTGCAGTTCCTGTG GATGGGAGATGTGCGGAGAAAGATGACATTCTTCCTGATGGCTTTATAATGAAAAAAGGAGACGGAATAAATTACATGGCCTATTCCATGGGGAGAATGCCTTATATTTGGGGACAAGATGCTGAGGAATTCAAACCTGAAAGATGGCTCAACAATGGAGTTTTCCAGCCTGAATCAACTTTCAAATTTGTCACATTTCAT GCAGGCCCTCGGATTTGTCTAGGAAAGGACTTTGCTTACCGACAGATGAAGATAGTAACAACAGCTCTTCTGTACTTTTTTCGCTTCAAATTGGCTGATGAAACAAAAAATGTAACCTACAGAACCATGTTCACCCTTCACATCCATGGTTCTCTCCCTATGCTTGTAGTTCCAAGAACCGAGCAGAAGTAG